A genomic region of Candidatus Eremiobacterota bacterium contains the following coding sequences:
- a CDS encoding DUF234 domain-containing protein produces MPVNEEHREKSKKGLYLIADNFIRFWFRFVFPYMSDIEIGACEEVLSRFDHDFPGLVAGVYEKARPPYPVQ; encoded by the coding sequence GTGCCTGTCAACGAGGAGCACAGGGAGAAGTCTAAAAAAGGCCTGTACCTCATTGCCGATAATTTCATACGCTTCTGGTTCAGATTTGTCTTCCCTTACATGAGCGATATTGAAATCGGTGCATGCGAAGAGGTCCTCTCCCGCTTCGACCATGATTTCCCGGGGCTTGTCGCCGGCGTCTATGAAAAGGCGCGACCGCCATATCCTGTTCAGTAG
- a CDS encoding DUF86 domain-containing protein has translation MSSHLLDLEKYLVLLASQEHATLEEINGSPFIAYGIQHVIQISIETIFNITHHIIAACNFDTPKSNIESLEILAKEGILKDPELLESLKKMARFRNLVVHRYWEVDNEKILEILRRDLGDLRKCADSIGLFLRNNPEL, from the coding sequence TTGTCTAGTCATCTTCTGGACCTTGAGAAATATCTTGTGCTGCTTGCTTCGCAGGAGCATGCCACCCTTGAAGAAATAAATGGAAGCCCCTTTATTGCCTATGGGATCCAGCATGTTATTCAAATAAGCATCGAAACGATATTCAACATCACGCATCATATCATCGCAGCCTGCAACTTCGACACTCCAAAAAGCAATATCGAGTCACTTGAGATACTCGCGAAAGAAGGAATCCTGAAAGATCCGGAGCTGCTTGAGAGCCTGAAGAAAATGGCCAGGTTCCGGAATCTGGTGGTTCACCGCTACTGGGAAGTGGATAATGAAAAGATCCTGGAAATCCTGCGACGCGACCTTGGTGATCTCAGGAAGTGTGCCGATTCCATCGGGCTATTCCTCAGGAACAATCCGGAACTGTAA
- a CDS encoding BrnT family toxin: MLFEWDPMKARLNLEKHGISFDEASTAFQDFLSITISDPSHSEGEERFVLLGYSHRNRLLVVVHTEQKDRIRIISARPATRKESLSYEEK; this comes from the coding sequence TTGTTATTCGAATGGGATCCTATGAAAGCGAGGCTGAATCTGGAGAAGCACGGCATTTCTTTCGATGAGGCCAGCACCGCATTCCAGGATTTCTTATCAATCACGATCTCAGATCCATCACATTCGGAAGGCGAGGAACGGTTTGTCCTGCTTGGTTATTCTCATCGCAACAGGCTGCTGGTAGTTGTTCACACAGAACAAAAGGACCGTATCCGCATCATCAGTGCAAGACCGGCAACCAGAAAGGAGTCATTGTCTTATGAAGAAAAATAG
- a CDS encoding nucleotidyltransferase domain-containing protein: MRRHPSSKGSAEIIVFSVTFLYNRDMKQTLPAFISALEEKGILSPVSLIYIFGSVAADKATPMSDIDIAVLFEHLPGGDPAYEEILSEMVLTASEALRLPEERIDIKALNGSPLFFQYQVISKNSVIYARNRREKEFYESSLLSEYLDYNYYEEIHDRALQKRLAEGSFGHRPKIVV, encoded by the coding sequence ATGCGGCGGCATCCCTCATCGAAAGGCTCCGCTGAGATTATTGTCTTCTCCGTCACTTTTCTGTATAATAGGGATATGAAGCAGACTCTTCCGGCTTTTATCAGTGCGCTTGAAGAGAAGGGGATCCTGTCCCCTGTCAGCCTTATCTATATTTTTGGATCGGTGGCCGCGGATAAAGCGACTCCCATGAGCGACATCGATATCGCTGTGCTGTTTGAGCACTTGCCTGGCGGCGACCCTGCTTATGAAGAGATTCTCAGTGAAATGGTGCTTACTGCCTCAGAGGCTTTGAGGCTGCCCGAAGAGCGGATCGATATCAAGGCCCTCAACGGGAGCCCTCTCTTCTTCCAGTATCAGGTCATATCAAAAAACTCTGTAATTTATGCCCGGAATCGGAGAGAGAAGGAGTTTTACGAGTCAAGCCTTCTCTCAGAGTACCTGGACTATAATTATTACGAAGAAATCCATGACAGAGCGCTTCAAAAGCGTCTGGCGGAGGGAAGCTTTGGTCATAGACCGAAAATTGTTGTCTAG